The DNA window CGAACGCACGACGCCCCGCCAGCGGGAAGTACTGGGCTTCCCGCCGGCGGGGCATGCGTATTGGAACGAACAGACGATCGCCGGGGTGGCGGCACGGTACCCGAAGATGGATATGACGCCGTACCGGGCCGGGGTGAACGACGATTCAAATGCCGATTAGGCTGTGTCTGAAAATCCAATGCTGGGGTGCCATGGGCTGACGTACTCGTCTGCCCATGGCGATGTTCCTGCAGCGAAGCTTCACCACGGGCAGCGGAGTACCGCAGCGCATGGCACCCTGAACTACAGTTTTCCGACGGCACCTAGATTTCCTGAGCAGGACGTGCGGGGCGCTGGCCCTCGGGCTTGGCACCATCAGGTCGTGCACCATCGGGCCGTGCGCCGTCCGGACGGCCTTCGCGCGGCGCGCCGTCGGGGCGGTCGCCGTTGGGACGCTGGCCGGGGCGTTGCCCGCCGTCGCGGATCATCTTCTGGATCTCGGCCATGAAGTTCTCCTTCACCTTGGCCTTCTGGTCGGCGGTGAGGTCAGTCTTTTCCAGGGCCGCGTTGAGGGCGTTGGTCAGCATCGCGCCGCGGCCTTCGCCAGGGGCACCGGGTGTGCCGGGCCGGGCCTGACCGAGACCGCCTTCAGGACGACCTTCTCCGGGACGACCTTCGCCGGGGCGTCCTTCACCGGGACGACGGGCCGGGACTTTCTCGGCGAACACCTTGCGCTGCTCCTCATTCAGCGTTGCTTCGATGCTGGACCGCAGTTCGCCCATCGCGGTCATCGTCGCCTGGATGCGTTCGCGGGGTTCGCCTTCCTTCTGGCCGGCGATCGACTTCTTCGCGGCAGCGACGGCTTCGTCGATCTTGGTCTTCTGCTCGGCGCTGAGGTCCATGCCCGCGAGCACCCCCTGAACCCGCTCGATCATCGCGTTGGGGTCCATTCGGCCGGCGAGTGGACGCCCTTCGCCATCGGGACGGCCTTCCGGACGACCTTCGGGACGGCCCTGTGGTCGCGGTTCGCCCGGACGGGCCGGTGCGGCACCCTCTTTGGCCGGGGGCGGCGGAGCGGGCTCGTCGGCAGCGATCGACAGCGAGGTCATCGACGGCACCAGCACCAGGATGGCCGACAGGACGGCAGGACGAAGCAATGAGCGTGGCATGGGAAGACTCCAGAGATTGGGGTAGATCACACGTGCGGACGAATCTGCGGTGACAGACGGCCGAGCCGTCCATACCTGACCAGAACGAGGCGACCCGTCCTTTCTTACGACGCCAGTGACGATCAAAGACCCTTGACCGACGGCAGAACCGGGCTCGTCGACAGCTTGCGGAACGTAAAGGGGATCAAGGAATCTGCTTGAACGGGACGCCAAAGACCGTACAATATACTAACACAAGTGCGGCCGAGGTGCCACGGTCGCTGACCAAACAAGACAACTCTCGGCGTCTTGGCGTTCAATCCTGACGCTGTGAGACGCCGGCGGCTGGCTCGGGTTCGTTCGGCGATGTCGCGCTGGGTTCGTTTGGCGTGTTCGGTGTGGTGGAAGCGTTGGTGCCACGGGTCGCCGGTACGCCGGAGACCTGTGCGGCGGGTCGAACTCGCGCAAGTTTCGGTCTTTCGATTCGATGTTCGGTGTTGGGCGTTCGCCTCGGGTTCGTTCGGCAATCCAGGGACGCGACCTCGCCACAACCCCCACCCTAGCCCTCTCCCGGAGTACCGGAGGAGTGGACCGGAGGCAATCCTCGGGTTCGTTTGGCCGGCTCGGGTTCGTTCGGCAAAACGTCGATTCTTGGGTTCGTTTGGCGGAACGTCGGTTCTCGGGTTCGTTTGGCGGATTCGGCGCGTTGCTATTGGACGTGCGGCGTTCGGCCCTGCTGGCGGACCGATCGACACGCGACGCCCGACCTCCGTCACTCTTGATTTCGTAACGTTTACGATCGCTTCGAGTTATGATTGACCCCCCCACCGAGCACTGGTATCTTCGATCCCGGTCACCTTGGCGGAGGGTTCTTGCCGCTGTTGCCGGTGGTTTTTCTGTTTCGGTGGTTGTCACCGCTGGCACCCTTTTAGGTTTACCTGTCGGGCATTCCCCACGGCGTCCGTCCCGAACAGGTCGTTCGGCAGCGACTGATGCCGCGACTCGGTCGGTGCCCGGCCGGGTCTGTCACGTGGGTTCGTCCGACCAAGAGCATTTGCGCCGCGGGCGGTTCGAGCGCCCGTCGGTCGTCTGTCCTGAACCGATTTCGACCACCACTACTGCCAGGAGCGGAGCACCCGTGAGTCAGTTCTCCTTCCCGCGTTTCCTCTGCCGATTCGGTCGGTCCCGTGTTGCGACCGCCCTGGTCGCTGTTGCGGCGTTGTCGGCGACCATGTTCTCCGCCGGTTGTGGCGGCGACGGTGAAACGCCCGGCGATATCCAGGTCGTGGCCAATCCCGGGTTTGCCCGCCAATGGGCGACCAACCTCAAGATCCCGTCCGGTGACAAGGTCCGCTCGATCTTCGTCCGCGACGCCTACATCGTCGTCTACTCCAAGCAGGGCGTGGTCTACGGACTGGCCCGCGAGAACGGCGACCCCCGCGTGAGCATGAAGGTGCCCGGCGGCGACTTCCGGATGTTCCCGCCGATCATCCTCAAGGAGCACCTGGTCTTCCCGACCCTCAGCTCGCTCGAGATTTACTCCCTGACCGGCGCCAAGGAGCGAACGCTCGAAATCGGCGCTGCCATCCGGGCCGACTGCGTCGGTGCCACGCAGAACGTCTTCGTGCCGGTCGATTCGCCCGATGGCGGGGCGCGCATCAAGCGGTACGACCTGAACAACAAGGCCGTCAACATCCCCGTGTGGGAACTGCAGGCCTGGAAGGGCGGCCTGGCTTCGGCACCGGCGCTGCACACCGACACCGTTTATCTTGCGGCCGAAACCGGCACGGTCTATGCCGTCACCGCCCAGGACCGCGAGCCGATCTGGCCACTTCCGGGCAACGTGTTCGACGCGCACAGCGCCGTCACCGCCCCGCTTCGTGCCGATGACGTCGGGCTGTACATCTCGACCGTCGAAGGCAAGTTCTATTGCGTCAATCGCACCAGCGGGCAGGTCAAGTGGCAGTGGTACGGCAGCGGTCCGCTGGAAGAAGCACCCGTCCCCCTCGCCGACACCGTTTACATCAAAGACCCTAATCGCGGCTGGGTGGCGGTGGACAAAGTGGAGAACCCCGAGATCAAGGCCCCGCAGTACAACCGCAAGGAACGCTGGGTCCGCGACGACATCCGCCAGGTTCTCTCCCAGGACGATCGTTACACCTACGCACTGACCAAGGACAACCGCATCTCGGCGCTGGACAAGAAGACCGGCCAGACCAAGTTCCAGAGCAAGCGGAACGACTTCTACGTGTTCGCCACCAACGCCAAGGATTCGACTATCTACACCTGCAGCGAGCAGGGCCGCGTCGTGGCGGTTCGGCCGGTGTTGACGCCGGGTTCGTCCGGCGAAGTCGTCATGATCGAGCAGGACAAGTCCCCGGAAGGGGAAGTCGCGGTCCTGATGCTACCGGTGCCGTAAAGATCTGACCGTAAGTGGCAGCCGTTCTCCCATCGTTGTGAGCCATGACCACGCAGACGACATGCTTTCGAATTTAGAAGATGCGTCCCGAGTGGGCATGAGCGAACGGCACGATATCCCGACGACGCATGCCCACGCGGGACGTCCACTTCGGACTTGAGTGCGAACGCGCGGCGTGGGCATGGCACACAACTTGCGTTTTGAGACAGAGTTCGGAGGGTTTGGATGCGTTCATCACTCCCCGTGAACATTGCGGCTCTCCTTCCTGCCATTCTGCTGATGTCCACTGTCGTCACAGCCGCGGATCCATCGCCGGTCGACCGGTTCGAAGCGCGCGTCCACGACAGCGGCGCGGTGGCTGGCGGCAAGCTGAACTACCGGTTCCTGATTCCCACGGGCTACGACGCCAAGGCCCCGGCGACGTACCCGCTGGTGCTGTTCCTGCACGGTGCCGGCGAACGGGGAACAGACAACGCCGCGCAACTGAAATGGGGCGGTCAGCAACTCGCGACCGACCTTCAGAAAGCCGGCAAGTGCTTCGTGATCGCCCCGCAGTGCCCGCCGGGCAAACAGTGGGTCAACACACCCTGGGCCAAGGGAAGCTACTCGAGCGATAAGGTGGCGATCTCGGACGAACTGAAGATGGCGATCGAGGTCGTCGAGAAGGCCGTTGGCGATTACAAGATCGACAAGTCGCGGCTGTACGTCATGGGCCTGTCGATGGGCGGCTTCGGGACCTGGGACGCGATCGTCCGCCGGCCGGACCTGTTCGCGGCGGCGGTGCCGATCTGCGGCGGCGGCGACCCTTCGAAAGCCGCGAACCTGAAGGGCATCGGCATCTGGACCTTCCACGGCGACGCCGACACCGCCGTCCCCACCGCCGGCACCCGCGAGATGGTCGCCGCCCTCCGCAAGGCCGGCGTGACCCAGCAAACCCTCAAGTACAACGAGTATCCCGGCGTTGGCCACAATTGCTGGTCGAAGGCCTGGGAGACCAAGGGGCTCTGGGAGTGGATGCTGGCGTCGAAGAAAAGCAGCAGTCCGTGAACAGTGCCAGCCTGTGAACACTGCAGTGCCGGCCGCCCCGCCTTTTTCCGGAGGAACCCCCATGATCCGCTCATTGTCCCGCGTCGCGTTGTCGATCGGCCTGATGACCGGCATCGCCGCCGCTCAGAATGCGCCGACGCCAAAGCCGGTCGAAAACTATCCGACCCACGCCGACGCGGTGCGGAAGGAAGGCGTTCCCCTGGGCAAGGTGATCCAGATGCCCAGGTTCGCCGATTCGAAGATCTATCCCGGCACCGAGCGGGATTGGTGGATCTACGTCCCGGCGCAGTACGACGGCAAGACGCCCGCCTGCCTGGCGGTCTTCCAGGACGGTGCCGGCCCCATCGGAGAGAAAGGGGACACGAGGGTGCCGATCGTCTTTGACAACCTTATTCACCAGAAGGAAATGCCGGTCACCATCGGCGTATTCATCAACCCGGGCAACGATCCGAAGAAGAATCCCCCGCCGGCCAAGGGAGAGAAACGCGCCACCCCGTTCAAAGCGAGCAACCGGTCGGTCGAGTATGACACCATGTCGGACGCATACTCGAAGTACCTGATCGATGAGATCCTGCCGATCATCCAGAAGGAGTACAAGATCACCGATGATCCCAATGGGCGGTTGATCTGTGGCAACTCCTCCGGCGGCATCTGCGCCTTCACGGTCGCGTGGTATCGGCCGGACGCATTCCGCAAGGTCGTGAGCCATGTGGGGTCATTCACGGACATCCGCGGCGGTCACAACTACCCGCCGATGATCCGCAAAGCGCCGCCGAAGCCGATCCGCGTATTCCTCCAGGACGGCAGCAACGACTTGGACAACCAGTTCGGCGACTGGTTCCTGGCCAACCAGCAGATGGCCAAGGCGTTCGCGTACGCCAACCGCACCGCCGACGAAGCCGTCAAGGCGGGAGGCAAGAGCATCGCCCCCGACCGATACGACGTGAAGACCGTCTGGGGCGAAGGCGTCCACAGCGGCAAGCACGGCGGCGCGATCTTCCCCGACACGATGCGCTGGATCTGGCGGGACTATGCAGGCGTGAAGACGGCTGCGCGGTAGCGCGAACGAGTGAAGATCAACATGGAGGCACGGAGACGCGGAGGGCAACTCGTAGAATGAAGCGGGACCACTCGCGTGAGATTTCGGGACCGGAGTGAGACGCTGTGCCAGGTCCCCTTGGGTCCAGCGTCTGGGTCCGGCGTCACGCCACCAGTTGCCCTCCGTGCCTCCGTGTCTCCGTGGTGATCCCCCGTCTTCGCCTCATTTACACTAGTCGGACAATCCGTTCTACTTTCCTTCGATGAGCATGGATGCCACCACCAAAAGGACCGTGAAACTGCTGGACCTTACGGCCCAGTACCTCCCCATTCGTAACGAGATCCGCCGGGCGATCGATGAGGTCTGCGACGCCCAGGCACTGATCCTCGGGCCGCACGTCGAGAAGTTCGAGAAACACCTCGCCGAGTATTGCGGCACGAAGCATGCGATCGGCGTGTCCAGCGGGACCGACGCGCTGCTGTGCGCGATGATGGCGCTCGACGTCGGCCCCGGCGACGAAGTCATCTGTCCGAGCTTCACCTTCTTCGCGACCGCCGGCTGCATCGCGAGGCTAGGCGCGACGCCGGTCTTTGCCGAGATCGACCCGCGCACGTTCAATCTTGAT is part of the Humisphaera borealis genome and encodes:
- a CDS encoding outer membrane protein assembly factor BamB family protein encodes the protein MSQFSFPRFLCRFGRSRVATALVAVAALSATMFSAGCGGDGETPGDIQVVANPGFARQWATNLKIPSGDKVRSIFVRDAYIVVYSKQGVVYGLARENGDPRVSMKVPGGDFRMFPPIILKEHLVFPTLSSLEIYSLTGAKERTLEIGAAIRADCVGATQNVFVPVDSPDGGARIKRYDLNNKAVNIPVWELQAWKGGLASAPALHTDTVYLAAETGTVYAVTAQDREPIWPLPGNVFDAHSAVTAPLRADDVGLYISTVEGKFYCVNRTSGQVKWQWYGSGPLEEAPVPLADTVYIKDPNRGWVAVDKVENPEIKAPQYNRKERWVRDDIRQVLSQDDRYTYALTKDNRISALDKKTGQTKFQSKRNDFYVFATNAKDSTIYTCSEQGRVVAVRPVLTPGSSGEVVMIEQDKSPEGEVAVLMLPVP
- a CDS encoding carboxylesterase family protein; protein product: MRSSLPVNIAALLPAILLMSTVVTAADPSPVDRFEARVHDSGAVAGGKLNYRFLIPTGYDAKAPATYPLVLFLHGAGERGTDNAAQLKWGGQQLATDLQKAGKCFVIAPQCPPGKQWVNTPWAKGSYSSDKVAISDELKMAIEVVEKAVGDYKIDKSRLYVMGLSMGGFGTWDAIVRRPDLFAAAVPICGGGDPSKAANLKGIGIWTFHGDADTAVPTAGTREMVAALRKAGVTQQTLKYNEYPGVGHNCWSKAWETKGLWEWMLASKKSSSP
- a CDS encoding alpha/beta hydrolase, producing the protein MIRSLSRVALSIGLMTGIAAAQNAPTPKPVENYPTHADAVRKEGVPLGKVIQMPRFADSKIYPGTERDWWIYVPAQYDGKTPACLAVFQDGAGPIGEKGDTRVPIVFDNLIHQKEMPVTIGVFINPGNDPKKNPPPAKGEKRATPFKASNRSVEYDTMSDAYSKYLIDEILPIIQKEYKITDDPNGRLICGNSSGGICAFTVAWYRPDAFRKVVSHVGSFTDIRGGHNYPPMIRKAPPKPIRVFLQDGSNDLDNQFGDWFLANQQMAKAFAYANRTADEAVKAGGKSIAPDRYDVKTVWGEGVHSGKHGGAIFPDTMRWIWRDYAGVKTAAR